The window CCAACCCTTGGAAGGGCCTCAGCGCCACAGGCATCGACAAGCGGCCGGTCGACGGCCCGGTCGCCGTCGCCGCCCCCGGCCCCAAGGGAACCGGCGCGGTCGGTCTCGCCGGGGACCGGGTGTACGACGTGAAGCACCACGGCGGCACCGACCAGGCCGTCTACTCCTACGCCCGCGAGGATCTCGACGGCTGGGAGGCCGAGTTGGGCAGGCCGCTGGTGAACGGTGTCTTCGGGGAGAATCTGACGACTGCCGGCCTCGATGTCAACGGCGCCCTGATCGGTGAGCGTTGGCGCATCGGGCCCGATGTCGTTCTGGAGATCTCATGCGCTCGGATCCCGTGCGCG of the Streptomyces aurantiacus genome contains:
- a CDS encoding MOSC domain-containing protein, producing MKLLSVNVGKPRPNPWKGLSATGIDKRPVDGPVAVAAPGPKGTGAVGLAGDRVYDVKHHGGTDQAVYSYAREDLDGWEAELGRPLVNGVFGENLTTAGLDVNGALIGERWRIGPDVVLEISCARIPCATFEGWLERDGWMRRFMQAARPGAYLRVIEPGDISADDPVEIVHRPDHDVTVALVFRAMTREPELLPRLLIADALPEEDKNLVRRRTTA